Proteins from a genomic interval of Aureimonas sp. AU20:
- the ubiA gene encoding 4-hydroxybenzoate octaprenyltransferase, with translation MQRPDASSNGSPDRVSDAPSDNFVYRVLPRALWPYAQLARWDRPIGWQLLLWPCFWSAALAPHWAAPSAVHTGLPDLRHLALFFIGAIAMRGAGCTYNDLVDQDIDAKVARTRSRPLPSGRVSSRQAKLFLVAQALVGLLVLLQFNSFAIGLGLSSLAIVATYPFLKRVTDWPQLGLGLCFSWGALMGWAAFWGTISLAPVLLYLGSVLWTIGYDTIYAHQDREDDTLVGVRSTARLFGRHTKRALTLLYGGALALFTLAFVATGTGTSGPAWPAYAAIAIGAVQMQWQISRLDIDDGEQCLKLFKSNGLFGWIIFLGLVFSSLWILSFPQLG, from the coding sequence ATGCAAAGACCCGACGCTTCATCCAACGGTTCGCCAGACCGCGTTTCGGACGCTCCATCCGACAATTTCGTCTACCGCGTGCTTCCGCGCGCGCTCTGGCCCTATGCGCAGTTGGCGCGTTGGGATCGGCCGATCGGCTGGCAGTTGCTGTTGTGGCCGTGTTTCTGGTCGGCCGCGCTGGCGCCTCATTGGGCCGCGCCCTCGGCCGTGCACACGGGCCTGCCGGATCTGCGCCATCTCGCGCTGTTCTTCATCGGCGCCATCGCCATGCGCGGGGCCGGCTGCACTTATAACGACCTCGTGGACCAGGACATCGACGCAAAGGTCGCGCGCACGCGCTCGCGGCCTTTGCCGTCCGGACGCGTGTCGAGCCGACAGGCGAAGCTCTTCCTGGTCGCTCAGGCGCTGGTCGGCCTGCTGGTGCTTCTGCAGTTCAATAGTTTCGCGATCGGCCTCGGCCTCAGCTCGCTCGCCATCGTCGCGACCTATCCGTTTCTGAAACGCGTCACGGACTGGCCACAGCTCGGCCTCGGCCTCTGCTTCTCCTGGGGCGCGCTGATGGGTTGGGCGGCGTTCTGGGGCACGATCTCGCTCGCGCCCGTGCTTCTTTATCTCGGCTCTGTGCTGTGGACGATCGGCTACGACACGATCTACGCCCATCAGGACCGCGAGGACGACACACTGGTCGGCGTTCGCTCCACGGCGCGCCTCTTCGGCCGGCACACCAAGCGGGCGCTGACCCTTCTCTATGGCGGCGCGCTGGCGCTCTTCACCCTCGCCTTCGTGGCGACGGGCACAGGGACCTCCGGTCCGGCGTGGCCGGCCTATGCCGCCATCGCAATCGGCGCGGTCCAGATGCAATGGCAGATCAGCCGGCTCGACATCGACGACGGCGAGCAATGCCTGAAGCTGTTCAAGTCGAACGGCCTGTTCGGTTGGATCATCTTCCTCGGGCTGGTCTTCTCCAGCCTTTGGATTCTGTCCTTCCCCCAGCTCGGCTGA
- the purD gene encoding phosphoribosylamine--glycine ligase: MDVLLIGSGGREHALAWKLAQSPELDRLYAAPGNPGIAEVAECVPIDPADHDAVVAFCRERSIGFVVVGPEVPLVAGLADSLREAGIAVFGPSAAAARLEGSKGFTKDLCTLKSIPTARYERFSQADAARDYVRREGAPIVVKADGLAAGKGVTVASTVEEAIAAIDDCFGGDLAAAGVEVVIEECMVGPEASLFCLCDGDRAVVFGTAEDHKRVFDGDKGPNTGGMGAYSPSYLMTPELIERAMAEIVRPTLEGMREKGAPFRGVLYAGLMLTQDGPKLIEYNVRFGDPETQVLMMRLESDLLPVLFAAGTASLDAVDLRWSAEPAVTVVLASNGYPGSYAKNTPIAALPETGEGEMIFHAGTSLIDGALVASGGRVLNVTARAPDVAQAVDKAYALVDRVEWSEGFCRRDIAHRARR, encoded by the coding sequence ATGGACGTTCTTCTGATCGGCTCGGGTGGCCGCGAACATGCGCTGGCCTGGAAGCTCGCCCAGTCGCCGGAGCTCGACCGCCTCTACGCCGCGCCGGGAAATCCCGGCATCGCCGAGGTCGCGGAGTGCGTTCCGATCGACCCCGCCGATCACGATGCCGTCGTGGCCTTTTGTCGCGAGAGGAGCATCGGCTTCGTGGTGGTCGGTCCCGAGGTGCCCCTCGTTGCCGGTCTGGCCGACAGCCTTCGCGAGGCCGGCATCGCCGTGTTCGGGCCGAGCGCCGCCGCCGCGCGGCTGGAGGGCTCGAAAGGCTTCACCAAGGATCTCTGCACCCTCAAATCCATTCCGACCGCGCGCTACGAGCGCTTCTCTCAGGCCGACGCCGCCAGGGATTATGTCCGACGCGAAGGCGCGCCGATCGTGGTGAAGGCCGATGGGCTGGCGGCCGGCAAGGGCGTCACGGTCGCGTCCACCGTCGAGGAGGCGATCGCCGCGATCGACGATTGCTTCGGCGGCGATCTCGCAGCCGCCGGTGTGGAAGTGGTGATCGAGGAGTGCATGGTTGGGCCGGAAGCTTCGCTCTTCTGCCTCTGCGACGGCGATCGCGCCGTCGTGTTCGGCACCGCCGAGGATCACAAGCGCGTCTTCGACGGTGACAAGGGGCCGAACACCGGTGGCATGGGCGCCTATTCGCCCTCCTATCTCATGACGCCCGAGCTGATCGAGCGGGCCATGGCCGAGATCGTGCGCCCGACGCTGGAGGGCATGCGCGAAAAGGGTGCGCCTTTCCGGGGCGTTCTCTACGCCGGCCTGATGCTGACCCAGGACGGGCCGAAGCTCATCGAGTACAACGTGCGCTTCGGCGATCCCGAAACGCAGGTCCTGATGATGCGGCTGGAAAGCGATCTCCTGCCGGTTCTCTTCGCAGCCGGAACCGCGTCGCTGGATGCGGTCGATCTTCGCTGGTCGGCGGAGCCGGCGGTGACCGTGGTTCTCGCCTCCAATGGCTATCCCGGGAGCTACGCCAAGAACACGCCGATTGCGGCTCTGCCGGAAACCGGCGAGGGCGAGATGATCTTCCATGCCGGCACGAGCCTCATCGACGGCGCGCTGGTGGCCAGCGGCGGGCGCGTGCTCAACGTGACGGCGCGCGCACCCGATGTGGCGCAGGCGGTCGATAAGGCCTACGCTCTGGTGGACCGGGTGGAGTGGAGCGAGGGCTTCTGCCGCCGCGACATCGCTCATCGCGCCCGACGCTGA
- the ypfJ gene encoding KPN_02809 family neutral zinc metallopeptidase, which translates to MEWRGRRESSNIEDQRGSGGGGLGSGGMRIPIRAGGGGIGLIILLGILWIGFGINPMSVIGMDDGTQTTQTTRSSGQGVNGTTDETDDFIAVVLGDTEDVWNRRFQSMGQQYREPKLVLFTDRVSSACGNASSASGPFYCPNDQKLYLDTSFFRQLDSQLGASGDFAQAYVIAHEVGHHVQNMTGILQRTTDMRQRMSETDSNAVSVRVELQADCYAGIWAHDTQQAGLLETGDMEEALNAASKIGDDTLQRRSQGTVVPDSFTHGTSAQRVEWFKRGATTGDMAQCDTLKGQL; encoded by the coding sequence ATGGAATGGCGCGGGCGTCGCGAAAGCAGCAATATCGAGGACCAGCGTGGCAGCGGGGGCGGGGGTCTCGGCAGCGGGGGAATGCGCATTCCGATCCGCGCCGGGGGCGGCGGGATCGGTCTCATCATCCTGCTCGGCATTCTGTGGATCGGCTTCGGCATCAATCCGATGTCGGTGATCGGCATGGATGACGGCACGCAGACCACCCAGACCACGCGAAGTAGCGGCCAGGGCGTCAACGGCACGACCGACGAGACGGACGACTTCATCGCCGTGGTTCTCGGCGACACCGAGGATGTCTGGAACCGCCGCTTCCAGAGCATGGGCCAGCAATATCGCGAGCCCAAGCTGGTACTCTTCACCGACCGCGTCTCGTCGGCCTGCGGCAATGCCAGCTCGGCGTCCGGCCCGTTCTACTGCCCGAACGACCAGAAGCTCTATCTCGACACGAGTTTCTTCCGGCAGCTCGACAGCCAGCTCGGCGCGTCCGGCGACTTCGCCCAGGCCTATGTCATCGCGCACGAGGTCGGCCACCACGTGCAGAACATGACCGGCATTCTCCAGCGTACCACGGACATGCGCCAGCGCATGTCGGAGACCGACAGCAACGCCGTGTCGGTCCGGGTCGAGCTGCAGGCCGACTGTTATGCCGGCATCTGGGCGCACGACACCCAGCAGGCCGGCCTCCTGGAAACGGGCGACATGGAAGAAGCGCTGAACGCCGCCAGCAAGATCGGCGACGACACGTTGCAGCGTCGATCGCAGGGAACGGTGGTCCCCGACAGCTTCACCCACGGCACTTCGGCGCAGCGCGTCGAATGGTTCAAGCGCGGCGCCACAACGGGCGACATGGCGCAGTGCGACACGCTGAAGGGGCAGCTTTGA
- a CDS encoding acyltransferase family protein: protein MAAWSDRRRIGEIQWLRAVAALMVVAAHIKIALDLRYYGLSFEQSPLSPFPFVAGVDVFFVISGFVMAHSSQSLHGQSGAWRTFLLRRLARVAPLYWLMTVLLIVLLIVARVPVWAETTPTQIVASFLFFPAANPDGVPLPLLDIGWSLNYEMLFYAVFALFVGWRQRIALGATFAVLIIGVVAGRWLTPSSLALRFWSDPIVLEFLLGIAIYLVVSRGFRLPDALRWLVGGAGLLLFFAFPQIDFTWRFLQWGIPSGLMVLAAVSGRRETRSSVAEWAGNTSYAIYLSHFFVIRALLFGLEHLGIRAPAVWLVGFPIGVVLGTLIAASVLHYGFERPVLRWIRRHLDRDVLQGVGAPSGP, encoded by the coding sequence TTGGCCGCATGGAGCGACCGCCGCCGGATCGGCGAGATCCAGTGGTTGCGGGCCGTCGCCGCCCTCATGGTGGTGGCCGCCCATATCAAGATCGCTCTCGACCTTCGCTACTACGGGCTGAGCTTCGAGCAGTCGCCGCTCAGCCCCTTTCCTTTCGTCGCCGGGGTGGACGTGTTCTTCGTCATCTCCGGCTTCGTGATGGCGCATTCCTCGCAGAGCCTACATGGGCAGTCGGGGGCGTGGCGGACCTTTCTCCTGCGCCGTCTCGCCCGCGTCGCGCCGCTCTACTGGCTGATGACGGTTCTCCTGATCGTGCTTCTCATCGTCGCACGCGTGCCCGTCTGGGCGGAGACGACCCCGACGCAGATCGTGGCCTCCTTCCTGTTCTTTCCCGCTGCCAACCCGGACGGCGTGCCCCTGCCGCTGCTCGATATCGGTTGGAGCCTCAATTACGAGATGCTCTTCTATGCCGTCTTCGCTCTCTTCGTGGGGTGGCGACAGCGCATCGCCTTGGGCGCGACGTTTGCCGTTCTCATCATCGGGGTTGTCGCCGGCCGCTGGCTGACGCCGTCCAGCCTGGCGCTGCGCTTCTGGAGCGACCCGATCGTTCTCGAATTTCTGCTCGGGATCGCGATCTATCTCGTCGTCTCGCGCGGCTTTCGCCTGCCGGACGCCTTGCGCTGGCTGGTCGGCGGGGCGGGGCTTCTCCTGTTCTTCGCCTTCCCGCAGATCGACTTCACCTGGCGCTTCCTTCAATGGGGCATTCCGTCCGGACTGATGGTGTTGGCAGCCGTCTCCGGGCGCCGCGAGACGCGCTCAAGCGTCGCGGAATGGGCGGGGAATACGTCTTACGCCATCTATCTCTCGCATTTCTTCGTGATCCGAGCGCTGCTCTTCGGGCTCGAACATCTCGGCATTCGCGCGCCCGCCGTCTGGCTGGTCGGTTTTCCGATCGGCGTCGTGCTCGGTACGTTGATCGCGGCCAGCGTCCTCCATTACGGCTTCGAGCGCCCGGTTCTGCGCTGGATTCGGCGCCATCTCGACCGGGACGTGCTGCAGGGCGTCGGCGCGCCGAGCGGCCCCTGA
- a CDS encoding FAD-binding oxidoreductase has protein sequence MDTFDSQLLSDDLLNRFAALLPPGRALTEGGDIAPFVHEERDKFKGRTRLVLRPSSVEEVSAILKLASETRTPIVPQGGNTGLVGGQMPRSDGEIVLSLGKLDRIREVDPVGRTMTLDAGVILKRVQEAADEAGLFFPLSLGSEGSCQIGGNLASNAGGTAVLAYGNTRDLCLGIEAVLPSGEIVHGLRRLKKDNRGYDLRHLLIGSEGTLGIITGAVLKLFPKPAGREVAYVGLDSPDAALKLLTRAEALSGGRLTAFELMPRIGIEFTVRHTQGARDPLAEPHTWYVLIEISSPVSGEDARAVLETILEGAFEAGEIEDAAIAQSMADATTFWRMREEMSWAQKPEGGSIKHDVSVPVALVPEFLARANALVLDAIPGSRIVSFGHLGDGNIHYNISQPIGADKEAFLARWGEINALVHGVVADLGGSFSAEHGIGQLKRDELARTKDPAELALMRGIKAVFDPYGIMNPGKLL, from the coding sequence ATGGACACGTTCGATTCCCAGCTGCTTTCCGACGACCTTCTGAACCGCTTCGCGGCGCTTTTGCCGCCCGGGCGGGCGCTGACCGAGGGCGGCGACATCGCCCCCTTCGTTCACGAGGAGCGCGACAAGTTCAAAGGGCGCACGCGCCTCGTGCTGCGACCTTCGAGCGTCGAGGAGGTTTCTGCCATCCTCAAGCTCGCCTCGGAGACACGCACGCCGATCGTGCCGCAGGGCGGCAACACCGGGCTCGTCGGCGGCCAGATGCCGCGATCGGACGGGGAAATCGTCTTATCGCTGGGCAAGCTCGATCGCATTCGCGAGGTCGATCCGGTGGGGCGCACGATGACGCTGGACGCCGGTGTGATTCTCAAGCGCGTGCAGGAGGCGGCGGACGAAGCGGGGCTCTTCTTCCCGCTCTCGCTCGGCTCGGAAGGGTCCTGTCAGATCGGCGGCAATCTGGCTTCCAATGCCGGCGGAACGGCGGTGCTGGCCTATGGCAACACGCGGGATCTCTGTCTCGGCATCGAGGCCGTGCTGCCTTCGGGCGAGATCGTCCATGGTCTGCGACGGCTGAAGAAGGACAATCGCGGCTACGACCTGCGCCATCTCCTGATCGGCTCGGAGGGCACGCTCGGCATTATCACCGGCGCGGTGCTGAAACTCTTTCCCAAGCCGGCCGGGCGCGAAGTCGCCTATGTCGGGCTCGATAGCCCGGATGCGGCACTGAAACTGCTGACGCGGGCCGAGGCCTTGTCTGGCGGGCGCCTGACCGCGTTCGAGCTCATGCCGCGAATCGGCATCGAGTTCACCGTCCGGCATACGCAGGGCGCGCGCGATCCGCTGGCGGAGCCGCATACGTGGTACGTTCTGATCGAAATCTCCTCGCCCGTTTCGGGCGAGGACGCGCGAGCGGTTCTCGAAACCATTCTGGAAGGCGCGTTCGAAGCGGGGGAGATCGAGGACGCGGCCATCGCCCAGTCCATGGCCGATGCCACGACCTTCTGGCGCATGCGCGAGGAAATGAGCTGGGCGCAGAAGCCCGAGGGCGGCTCCATCAAGCACGACGTGTCCGTGCCGGTGGCGCTGGTTCCCGAATTCCTGGCGCGGGCCAACGCCCTGGTTCTGGACGCCATTCCGGGCTCGCGCATCGTTTCCTTCGGGCATCTGGGCGATGGAAACATCCACTACAACATCTCCCAGCCGATCGGCGCGGACAAGGAGGCTTTCCTGGCGCGCTGGGGGGAGATCAACGCGCTCGTCCACGGCGTGGTGGCCGATCTCGGTGGCAGCTTCTCGGCCGAGCACGGTATCGGTCAGCTGAAGCGCGACGAGCTGGCGCGCACCAAGGACCCGGCGGAACTGGCCTTGATGCGGGGGATCAAGGCCGTTTTCGATCCTTATGGGATTATGAATCCGGGCAAGCTCCTTTAA
- a CDS encoding DUF6101 family protein: MSLVTNPTSLKPEWASMPIRLDPALAGRKQTFEVREGEETITYRVDRRGAVIRRKLEMSGIPVAIALAPRSFKGVAARAMEDGEGEVTVTLELHHENPKLSVPLLVACDLYDVAADWRSWSELFDLPMLMVESDGRVTALEETFGKLRTGEPATRRRSSHRGRRPRFLARRKPGGLGMRMVVAGEEIIARN; this comes from the coding sequence ATGAGCCTGGTTACCAATCCGACGTCGTTGAAGCCCGAATGGGCGAGCATGCCGATCCGTCTGGACCCCGCTCTCGCCGGGCGTAAGCAGACCTTCGAGGTTCGTGAAGGGGAGGAGACGATCACCTATCGCGTCGACCGGCGCGGGGCGGTGATCCGTCGCAAGTTGGAAATGAGCGGCATTCCGGTGGCCATTGCCCTGGCGCCGCGCTCCTTCAAGGGCGTCGCCGCCCGCGCCATGGAGGATGGCGAAGGCGAGGTCACGGTGACGCTCGAACTGCATCACGAGAATCCCAAGCTCTCCGTGCCGCTCCTGGTCGCCTGCGACCTCTACGACGTGGCGGCCGACTGGCGCAGCTGGTCCGAACTCTTCGATCTTCCCATGCTGATGGTCGAGTCCGATGGCCGCGTCACGGCGCTGGAAGAGACCTTCGGCAAACTGCGCACCGGCGAGCCGGCCACGCGCCGCCGCTCCAGCCATCGCGGCCGCCGCCCGCGCTTCCTCGCCCGTCGCAAGCCGGGCGGCCTGGGCATGCGCATGGTCGTGGCGGGCGAAGAGATCATCGCCCGCAACTGA
- a CDS encoding L-threonylcarbamoyladenylate synthase, with protein sequence MRDTKRIDLRDDGAGAAVLMCLREGGLAAVPTETVYGLAADAANGLAVAAIFEAKGRPHFNPLICHVSDLAMAERYARFDPVSRRLADRFWPGPLTLVLPVLPGAELHPLVLGGLDTVALRLPQGPLRSVIASLGRPLAAPSANRSGRVSPTTAEHVLRTLRGRIDLVADGGATEQGLESTIVRVLGDEILLLRPGTLTAERIAEEAGLPVRRRAEGDAITAPGQLLSHYAPAGRVRLDAAAPEPGEHWIGFGPEPVRGLQKAGGTFNLSPDGDLREAASRLFAALSAFDAPEIERIAVAPIPREGLGEAINDRLRRAAADR encoded by the coding sequence ATGCGGGATACGAAACGGATCGATCTGAGGGACGATGGCGCGGGCGCGGCGGTGCTGATGTGCCTGCGCGAAGGCGGCCTTGCCGCCGTGCCGACTGAGACGGTCTACGGGCTTGCCGCCGACGCCGCCAACGGGCTGGCCGTTGCGGCGATTTTCGAAGCCAAGGGACGACCGCACTTCAACCCACTGATCTGCCATGTCAGCGATCTCGCCATGGCCGAGCGATACGCCCGGTTCGACCCGGTGTCTCGCCGTCTGGCCGACCGGTTCTGGCCGGGGCCGCTGACTCTGGTGCTCCCCGTCCTGCCGGGAGCCGAGCTGCATCCCCTGGTGCTGGGCGGCCTGGATACGGTGGCGCTGCGTCTGCCCCAAGGTCCGCTGCGCTCGGTGATCGCCTCGCTTGGCCGCCCGCTCGCCGCGCCAAGCGCCAACCGATCTGGACGCGTCAGCCCGACCACGGCCGAGCATGTCCTGCGCACCCTGCGCGGGCGGATCGATCTTGTGGCGGATGGCGGCGCGACGGAGCAGGGGCTGGAATCCACGATCGTCCGTGTTCTTGGCGATGAAATTCTGCTGCTGCGCCCCGGCACGTTGACGGCCGAGCGCATTGCCGAGGAAGCGGGGCTGCCCGTTCGGCGGCGGGCAGAGGGGGATGCGATCACCGCTCCCGGCCAGCTTCTGTCGCATTACGCGCCCGCCGGCCGCGTGCGTCTCGACGCCGCCGCGCCCGAGCCCGGTGAGCACTGGATCGGCTTCGGGCCGGAGCCGGTGCGCGGCCTGCAAAAGGCCGGCGGCACGTTCAATCTCAGCCCTGACGGCGATCTGCGCGAGGCCGCAAGCCGGCTCTTCGCCGCGCTCTCGGCCTTCGACGCGCCGGAGATCGAGCGGATCGCCGTTGCGCCCATTCCGCGCGAAGGGCTGGGCGAAGCGATCAACGACCGTTTGCGCCGCGCCGCCGCTGACCGATGA
- the glyS gene encoding glycine--tRNA ligase subunit beta: MPDLLLELRSEEIPARMQRKAAGDLRKAVTDALVEAGLTYEGAREYWTPRRLTLDIRGLDARSKDVHEERKGPRTDAPEKAIEGFLRSAGLESIAQAHKHSDGKKGEFYVAHLLKPGRAAEEIVAEIMPGIIREFPWPKSMRWGAASREPGSLRWVRPLQSILCLFGPENGETVVVDFEVSGIRSGNVTVGHRFHAPGEIRVRRFDDYIHSLERARVVLDAERRKDIIRADAQNLAFAQGLEVVEDEGLLEEVSGLVEWPVVLMGTFEEDFLAIPPEMIQLTIRTNQKCFVTRRRGAGALANRFLLVSNIEAVDGGAEIARGNGKVVRARLSDALYFWRTDQNALPDLAALEASAARFGLDLAKPLDQRMAKLDALGVTFHAKLGTQGERVARIADLAAAIAPLVGADPTLARRAATLAKADLTTEAVGEFPELQGLMGRKYARLQNEHASVQTAIEDHYKPQGPGDRVPQDKIAIAVALADKLDTLVGFWAIDEKPTGSKDPYALRRAALGVIRIILENELRPHLGRLITSGDLLAFFHDRLKVQLRESGARHDWVDAVLAGGTDGASKDDLLDIARRVTELGRLLETEDGRNLLAAYRRAANILAAEEKKGTRIAESVDLALLREEEERVLAGAVDRAELELDEALAVENYAHAATALGRLRIPADAFFEKVLVNVEDEAIRANRLALLARIRAATQRVADFSKIAG; this comes from the coding sequence ATGCCCGATCTTCTTCTTGAACTCCGCTCCGAGGAAATTCCCGCCCGCATGCAGCGCAAGGCGGCGGGAGATTTGCGCAAGGCGGTGACGGACGCGCTGGTGGAAGCGGGCCTGACCTACGAGGGCGCGCGGGAATACTGGACGCCGCGCCGCCTGACGCTCGACATTCGTGGCCTCGACGCACGCTCCAAAGATGTCCACGAGGAGCGCAAGGGACCGCGTACCGACGCGCCGGAAAAGGCCATCGAAGGCTTCCTGCGCTCGGCCGGCCTCGAGTCGATCGCGCAGGCGCACAAGCATTCCGATGGAAAGAAGGGCGAGTTCTACGTCGCCCATCTCCTCAAGCCCGGCCGCGCGGCGGAAGAGATCGTCGCCGAGATCATGCCCGGCATCATCCGCGAGTTCCCTTGGCCGAAGTCGATGCGCTGGGGCGCTGCCTCGCGCGAGCCGGGCTCGCTGCGCTGGGTCCGCCCGCTCCAGTCCATCCTTTGCCTGTTCGGCCCCGAGAACGGCGAGACCGTCGTGGTGGATTTCGAAGTCTCGGGCATTCGCTCGGGCAACGTGACCGTCGGCCATCGCTTCCATGCGCCGGGCGAAATCCGCGTGCGCCGCTTCGACGATTACATCCATAGCCTGGAGCGCGCCCGCGTCGTTCTCGACGCCGAGCGCCGCAAGGACATCATCCGCGCCGACGCTCAGAATCTGGCCTTCGCTCAGGGGCTCGAGGTGGTCGAGGACGAGGGGCTTCTGGAGGAGGTCTCGGGCCTCGTGGAATGGCCGGTCGTGCTCATGGGCACGTTCGAGGAGGACTTCCTCGCCATTCCGCCGGAGATGATCCAGCTCACCATCCGCACCAACCAGAAATGCTTCGTCACGCGCCGGCGCGGCGCAGGCGCGCTCGCCAACCGCTTTCTGCTCGTGTCCAATATCGAGGCAGTGGACGGCGGCGCCGAGATCGCGCGCGGCAACGGCAAGGTCGTGCGCGCCCGCCTGTCGGACGCGCTGTATTTCTGGCGCACCGACCAGAACGCCTTGCCCGATCTCGCCGCTTTGGAAGCCTCGGCCGCCCGCTTCGGGCTGGACCTTGCCAAGCCGCTGGACCAGCGCATGGCGAAGCTCGACGCGCTGGGCGTGACCTTCCACGCCAAGCTCGGCACGCAAGGCGAGCGCGTAGCCCGCATCGCCGATCTGGCAGCGGCCATCGCGCCGCTGGTCGGCGCCGATCCGACGCTGGCGCGACGCGCCGCGACGCTCGCCAAGGCGGACCTCACCACGGAAGCCGTGGGTGAGTTTCCCGAGCTTCAGGGCCTGATGGGCCGCAAATATGCGCGTCTGCAGAACGAGCACGCCTCGGTGCAGACCGCGATCGAAGATCACTACAAGCCGCAGGGACCGGGCGACCGCGTGCCGCAGGACAAGATCGCCATCGCCGTGGCGCTGGCCGACAAGCTGGACACGCTGGTCGGCTTCTGGGCGATCGATGAGAAGCCGACAGGCTCCAAGGACCCCTACGCCCTGCGTCGCGCGGCGCTCGGCGTCATCCGCATCATCCTGGAAAACGAGCTGCGCCCGCATCTCGGCCGTCTCATCACGTCCGGCGATCTCCTGGCCTTCTTCCATGACCGCTTGAAGGTGCAGCTGCGCGAGTCCGGCGCCCGGCACGATTGGGTCGATGCGGTTCTGGCCGGCGGCACGGACGGGGCGTCGAAGGACGATCTGCTCGATATTGCCCGCCGCGTCACCGAGCTCGGCCGCCTCCTGGAGACCGAGGACGGGCGCAACCTTCTGGCCGCCTATCGCCGCGCTGCCAACATTCTCGCCGCCGAGGAGAAGAAGGGCACGCGCATCGCCGAGAGCGTCGACCTCGCCCTGCTGCGGGAAGAGGAAGAGCGTGTTCTGGCCGGGGCGGTGGACCGCGCCGAACTGGAACTGGACGAGGCGCTGGCGGTCGAGAACTACGCCCATGCCGCGACGGCGCTCGGGCGTCTTCGCATTCCCGCCGACGCCTTCTTCGAGAAGGTTCTCGTGAATGTGGAGGATGAGGCTATCCGGGCCAACCGCTTGGCATTGCTCGCCCGCATTCGCGCCGCCACGCAGCGCGTCGCCGACTTCTCGAAGATCGCGGGCTGA
- a CDS encoding glycoside hydrolase family 25 protein produces the protein MPDLSAARAAALRCLCAIAASAILFGALPASADWNKPWKDTDRALVIDAYEFNPINWKSLTSDKRVAGFISKASDGLPPEWSCAKLSGDLLNLCKNRWWKYSVTQELYLTRREMAKTLGLKWGAYHLGRPGNPREQADHFVDFAQPEADDLIALDIEDNTSDWMSLADAETFARQIKIRLGRYPVLYTNGNTADYIARNQAQYPLLSRLQLWYARYRDDITGVFPTGNWDNYALWQFSSMHNCSARSCPYRVPGAKNDIDVNVSPLTVAELRDAWPFNGLVGADPEATPDAGALIASVSDQSKQAIADAAVTEVAEAEQAQIVPGTLAAAYGPSGGRQPIDPLKLLTEAARQEHAGKPASPVLSALTDTPKVNPVIPGDAAAKAALQAPEAASVIDAVKQLKQEMQAVREILRDTEAASPPPERRSEVREHLKSRIAELMKKAEATMTRVPAASDGGKQPDERADAASSRDRWTSLASLATADLRVVKAFDATR, from the coding sequence ATGCCTGACTTGAGCGCCGCTCGCGCGGCTGCCCTGCGCTGCTTGTGTGCGATTGCCGCCAGCGCGATCCTCTTCGGCGCGCTGCCCGCGAGCGCCGATTGGAACAAGCCTTGGAAGGACACGGACCGCGCTCTGGTGATCGACGCCTACGAGTTCAATCCGATCAACTGGAAGTCGCTGACCTCGGACAAGCGCGTCGCCGGTTTCATCAGCAAGGCCTCCGACGGGCTGCCGCCGGAATGGTCCTGCGCGAAGCTGTCGGGCGATCTCCTGAACCTGTGCAAGAACCGCTGGTGGAAATATTCCGTCACGCAGGAGCTTTACCTGACGCGCCGCGAGATGGCGAAGACGCTGGGTCTGAAATGGGGCGCCTATCATCTCGGCCGCCCCGGCAACCCGCGCGAGCAGGCCGATCATTTCGTCGACTTCGCCCAGCCCGAGGCGGACGACCTGATCGCCCTCGACATCGAGGACAACACATCGGACTGGATGTCGCTGGCCGATGCCGAGACCTTTGCCCGGCAGATCAAGATCCGCCTTGGCCGCTATCCCGTCCTCTACACCAACGGCAACACGGCCGACTACATCGCCCGGAACCAGGCGCAATATCCGCTCCTGTCGCGGCTGCAGCTTTGGTACGCCCGCTATCGCGACGACATCACCGGCGTCTTCCCGACAGGGAATTGGGACAATTATGCCCTCTGGCAGTTCTCCTCCATGCACAATTGCAGTGCCCGGTCCTGCCCCTACCGGGTGCCCGGCGCCAAAAACGACATCGATGTGAACGTCTCGCCCCTGACGGTCGCCGAACTGCGCGATGCCTGGCCCTTCAACGGCCTTGTCGGCGCGGACCCGGAAGCGACGCCTGACGCCGGCGCCCTGATCGCCTCGGTCTCCGACCAGTCCAAGCAGGCGATCGCCGACGCGGCGGTGACGGAGGTCGCCGAGGCGGAGCAGGCGCAGATCGTGCCCGGCACGCTGGCCGCCGCCTATGGCCCGAGCGGCGGGCGTCAACCGATCGACCCCTTGAAGCTTCTCACCGAAGCCGCTCGCCAGGAGCATGCTGGTAAGCCGGCTTCGCCCGTTCTTTCGGCGCTGACCGATACCCCGAAGGTCAACCCCGTGATCCCCGGCGACGCGGCGGCAAAAGCCGCGCTGCAGGCGCCGGAGGCGGCGAGCGTCATCGACGCCGTGAAGCAGCTAAAACAGGAAATGCAGGCGGTGCGCGAGATCCTGCGCGACACCGAGGCCGCCAGCCCGCCGCCCGAGCGGCGCAGCGAGGTGCGGGAGCATTTGAAATCCCGCATCGCGGAGCTGATGAAAAAGGCGGAGGCGACGATGACGCGCGTTCCCGCCGCTTCGGACGGAGGGAAGCAACCTGACGAGCGGGCGGATGCTGCGTCCTCGCGCGATCGCTGGACGTCCCTGGCCAGTCTGGCGACGGCCGATCTTCGTGTCGTGAAAGCGTTCGACGCCACGCGTTGA